The following proteins are co-located in the Fimbriiglobus ruber genome:
- a CDS encoding ABC transporter ATP-binding protein has product MLTPLPTNANPHHANGSPDAVRVVGVRFGYGAVPAVRDVSLSVPAGQLLTLLGPSGCGKTTLLKLIGGYQTPASGRIELCGRDVTTLPPEARNAGMVFQNYALFPHLTARQNVAFGLEVRRVSKADCTRRVDAVLEKVGLSAGERDRKPAALSGGQQQRVALARALVFEPDVLLLDEPLANLDRHLRDQLRDELRSVQRDTGVTTIVVTHDQEEALAVSDLVAVMSEGRGLQVGTPAEVYDRPSTPFVARFLGAANLVAGDTLGLPPGSVAMIRPEQIVLGPAAHSCTRSWSAVVSRVTFLGADLIVEVACEAGPMLRARGRAADQIRSGQHIQVGVPGERVWLIPETDLVDDERPGREVIDGCSPARRGHEQIAGGGECGGPRGGGRDFFRSDGRGHDRRAT; this is encoded by the coding sequence GTGCTGACACCGTTACCCACGAACGCGAACCCGCACCACGCGAACGGTTCGCCCGACGCCGTTCGTGTGGTCGGCGTTCGGTTCGGGTATGGTGCCGTACCAGCAGTACGGGACGTTTCATTGTCCGTACCGGCGGGGCAATTGTTGACCCTTCTCGGCCCATCCGGGTGTGGGAAAACGACCCTCCTGAAACTCATTGGCGGGTATCAAACACCCGCGTCGGGCCGCATCGAACTCTGCGGGCGCGACGTCACCACCCTTCCCCCCGAAGCGCGAAACGCGGGGATGGTATTCCAGAATTACGCCCTCTTCCCTCACCTGACGGCACGCCAGAACGTGGCGTTCGGTTTAGAAGTTCGCCGGGTCTCGAAAGCCGACTGTACACGTCGGGTTGACGCGGTACTGGAGAAGGTCGGGTTGAGTGCGGGCGAACGGGATCGTAAGCCTGCCGCCCTTTCCGGAGGCCAGCAACAGCGGGTCGCCTTGGCCCGGGCGTTGGTCTTTGAGCCAGACGTTCTCCTGCTCGACGAACCGCTCGCCAATCTCGACCGGCATTTGCGGGATCAACTTCGCGACGAGTTGCGATCGGTACAACGGGACACCGGTGTGACGACAATCGTGGTCACTCACGACCAAGAAGAAGCACTCGCCGTCTCCGATCTGGTCGCCGTCATGTCCGAGGGACGCGGGCTTCAGGTCGGAACGCCGGCCGAAGTCTATGACCGCCCGAGTACGCCGTTCGTGGCCCGCTTCCTGGGGGCGGCGAATCTGGTCGCGGGAGACACGCTCGGCTTACCACCTGGTTCCGTCGCCATGATTCGGCCCGAGCAGATCGTCCTCGGCCCGGCCGCCCATTCTTGCACCCGATCTTGGTCAGCCGTCGTCTCCCGCGTTACGTTCCTGGGAGCGGATCTGATCGTGGAAGTGGCGTGCGAAGCGGGACCGATGCTCCGCGCGCGGGGTCGCGCGGCCGACCAGATTAGATCGGGTCAGCACATTCAAGTTGGCGTGCCGGGCGAACGCGTGTGGCTCATTCCGGAAACGGATCTCGTCGACGACGAAAGACCCGGGAGGGAGGTAATTGATGGATGCTCGCCCGCCAGACGCGGACACGAACAGATCGCCGGAGGCGGCGAATGTGGAGGTCCGCGCGGTGGTGGGAGAGACTTTTTCCGTTCGGACGGACGCGGTCACGATCGAAGAGCCACTTGA
- the cobA gene encoding uroporphyrinogen-III C-methyltransferase, with the protein MRDRNATTGMVSLVGAGPGSPDLITVRGLDRVRAADVVVFDALIHPDLLAAARSDAEMVYAGKRGYCVGSTLQETINDLLVHRARQGLRVVRLKGGDPCVFGRGGEEAEYLAERGVSFEIVPGVTTAVGACAAASIPLTHRDVGQAVALVTGHFDPDSSDCTIDWVALAGMSTVVVYMGLRHLDRIAAKLIAAGLPADTPAAVVARATLPDQVVIDAPLEDLAARVEVAGVTAPAVIVVGESVRVRARLLSLSTSAAQGVLA; encoded by the coding sequence GTGAGAGACCGAAACGCTACTACCGGGATGGTTTCCCTCGTCGGTGCGGGCCCCGGGTCGCCCGACCTGATTACCGTCCGCGGGCTGGACCGCGTTCGCGCGGCTGACGTGGTGGTGTTCGACGCCCTCATCCACCCCGACCTGCTGGCCGCCGCCCGGTCTGACGCAGAGATGGTGTACGCCGGCAAACGGGGCTACTGCGTCGGTTCGACGTTGCAAGAAACGATCAACGATCTGCTCGTTCACCGAGCCCGGCAGGGGTTGCGGGTCGTCAGGTTGAAGGGTGGCGATCCCTGCGTGTTCGGCCGCGGCGGGGAAGAGGCCGAATACCTCGCGGAACGTGGAGTCTCGTTCGAGATCGTCCCCGGCGTGACCACAGCCGTCGGTGCGTGTGCCGCCGCATCGATCCCGTTGACTCATCGCGACGTGGGTCAGGCGGTGGCCCTGGTCACCGGACACTTCGACCCGGACTCGTCCGACTGCACAATCGATTGGGTCGCGCTCGCCGGCATGAGTACGGTCGTGGTTTATATGGGCCTGCGACACCTCGACCGGATCGCCGCGAAACTCATCGCCGCCGGGCTCCCCGCCGATACCCCGGCGGCCGTCGTCGCCCGGGCCACACTACCGGATCAAGTCGTAATCGACGCCCCCCTGGAAGACCTCGCTGCCCGTGTCGAGGTTGCCGGTGTGACCGCCCCGGCCGTCATTGTCGTGGGCGAATCGGTCCGGGTCCGGGCCCGCTTGCTTTCACTCTCCACGTCCGCCGCGCAAGGAGTCCTCGCGTGA
- a CDS encoding response regulator has protein sequence MRIDPVHFLLVDDLEENLLALEGLLRRDGLVSLKARSGPDALELLLKHDVALALVDVQMPGMDGFELAEFMRGTERTRRVPIIFLTAGNADRQRRFRGYEAGAVDFLHKPLEPDILRSKADVFFELFRQRQEVARQRDELKLATEENVRLLKESRQYAEALEEADRRKDDFLAMLAHELRNPLAPVRNAVEILRQYGANEIAAGKAREIIARQVAHMARLVDDLLDVARIARGKVELRTERCDLTTVVRQTAEDYRPILTEAGVSLVVDVPAHPLSLTGDATRLAQVVGNLLHNAGKFTPRGGTVTVRAAADPANETAVVSVRDTGVGIDAAVLSRLFEPFSQAQQNLDRSKGGLGLGLALVRGLIELHGGSVTAESRGPQQGSTFTLRLPMATPTAKAKATDQDSEPVPSANSHGLRILVVEDNRDAAESLQMLLSMLGHRVDVAFDGSAGVAAAKKLRPDVLVSDLGLPGEMTGYAVAKAVRTDPSLARVYLISLSGYGHDDDRRRALDAGFNCHLVKPVDPADLEGVLAAVPRF, from the coding sequence ATGCGGATAGACCCCGTTCATTTTCTGCTGGTCGACGACCTGGAGGAAAACCTCCTGGCCCTCGAAGGATTGCTCCGGCGCGACGGGCTCGTGTCGCTCAAGGCCCGCTCGGGGCCGGACGCCCTCGAATTGCTTCTCAAGCACGACGTCGCGCTCGCCCTCGTCGACGTGCAGATGCCCGGGATGGACGGCTTCGAACTGGCCGAGTTCATGCGCGGCACCGAGCGAACACGCCGCGTGCCGATCATCTTCCTGACGGCAGGCAACGCCGACCGCCAGCGGCGGTTCCGCGGCTACGAGGCGGGGGCCGTCGACTTCCTCCACAAGCCCCTCGAACCCGACATTCTGCGAAGTAAAGCCGATGTGTTCTTTGAACTCTTTCGCCAGCGGCAAGAGGTTGCCCGGCAGCGCGACGAGCTGAAATTGGCTACTGAGGAGAATGTCCGGCTACTCAAGGAAAGCCGCCAGTACGCCGAGGCACTGGAAGAGGCCGACCGGCGGAAGGATGACTTTCTTGCCATGCTCGCGCACGAGTTGCGAAACCCCCTCGCCCCGGTCCGCAACGCCGTCGAAATCTTGCGGCAGTACGGGGCGAACGAAATAGCCGCGGGTAAGGCCCGCGAAATCATCGCCCGGCAGGTCGCTCACATGGCCCGACTGGTCGACGACTTGCTCGACGTGGCCCGCATCGCCCGCGGCAAGGTTGAACTCCGGACGGAGCGGTGCGACCTGACGACCGTGGTCCGCCAGACGGCCGAGGATTACCGGCCGATACTCACCGAAGCGGGTGTGAGCCTCGTGGTCGACGTGCCGGCTCATCCTCTTTCGCTGACCGGCGACGCGACCCGACTGGCTCAAGTTGTCGGGAATCTGCTTCACAACGCCGGCAAATTCACGCCCCGGGGCGGCACCGTGACCGTCCGTGCGGCGGCCGATCCGGCGAACGAAACAGCCGTCGTCTCGGTGCGCGACACAGGGGTCGGCATTGATGCGGCCGTCCTGTCGCGGTTATTCGAGCCGTTCAGCCAGGCCCAGCAGAATTTAGACCGAAGCAAGGGTGGCCTGGGACTCGGGCTCGCCCTCGTTAGAGGGCTGATCGAGCTTCACGGCGGCTCGGTGACTGCCGAAAGTCGTGGACCACAGCAGGGTTCGACGTTCACTCTGCGCCTCCCGATGGCTACGCCGACCGCAAAGGCCAAGGCCACGGATCAGGATTCAGAACCCGTACCGTCGGCAAACAGCCACGGGTTGCGGATTCTCGTGGTTGAGGACAACCGGGACGCGGCCGAAAGCTTGCAGATGCTGCTCTCCATGTTGGGCCATCGTGTGGATGTGGCCTTCGACGGGTCCGCCGGAGTGGCGGCCGCCAAAAAGCTTCGCCCGGACGTTCTGGTATCAGACCTGGGATTGCCGGGCGAGATGACAGGCTACGCGGTCGCAAAGGCCGTGCGCACCGACCCGTCGCTGGCGCGAGTTTACCTCATCTCTCTCAGCGGATACGGACATGACGACGACCGGCGGCGGGCGCTGGACGCGGGATTCAACTGCCACCTGGTCAAGCCCGTCGATCCGGCCGATCTTGAGGGCGTACTGGCGGCCGTGCCACGCTTTTGA
- the fdhD gene encoding formate dehydrogenase accessory sulfurtransferase FdhD, whose product MEVRAVVGETFSVRTDAVTIEEPLEIRIVFGPVAKREQKALAVTMRTPGHDEELAAGFLLSEAIIAAPNDLVAVRAAGPASGPGGGQNVVVVELRPGATFHPGLVERHFYTTSSCGVCGITSLDALEARFATSTAPYPYSPVIPAAVVHALPQRLREVQRTFNTTGGLHAAALFDVAGRLLSVREDVGRHNAVDKLIGAEVLAGRVPLTDHVLFLSGRVSFELVQKAAAAGVPVVAAVGAPSSLAIAAAERFGLTVLGFVRDGRFNIYSGRERIRD is encoded by the coding sequence GTGGAGGTCCGCGCGGTGGTGGGAGAGACTTTTTCCGTTCGGACGGACGCGGTCACGATCGAAGAGCCACTTGAGATCCGGATCGTGTTCGGCCCCGTCGCGAAACGCGAGCAGAAGGCTCTCGCGGTCACCATGCGCACGCCCGGCCACGACGAGGAACTGGCGGCCGGCTTCTTGCTGTCCGAAGCGATCATCGCTGCCCCGAACGACCTCGTAGCCGTCCGCGCGGCCGGTCCGGCTAGCGGCCCCGGAGGAGGCCAGAACGTCGTCGTCGTTGAACTACGACCGGGAGCCACATTTCATCCGGGTTTGGTCGAACGGCACTTTTACACAACATCGAGTTGTGGAGTCTGCGGGATCACGTCCCTCGACGCACTCGAAGCCCGATTCGCAACATCGACCGCACCTTACCCGTATTCCCCTGTGATCCCGGCCGCCGTGGTCCATGCTCTCCCGCAGCGACTGCGAGAGGTGCAACGGACCTTCAATACGACCGGCGGACTCCACGCGGCCGCTCTCTTTGATGTGGCCGGGCGGTTGCTGTCCGTGCGCGAGGACGTGGGGCGGCACAACGCCGTCGATAAGTTGATCGGCGCGGAGGTTCTCGCGGGTCGTGTTCCGCTGACCGACCATGTGCTTTTTCTGAGCGGACGGGTCAGTTTTGAATTGGTTCAGAAAGCCGCGGCAGCGGGCGTGCCGGTCGTGGCCGCGGTCGGCGCGCCGTCGAGTCTGGCGATCGCGGCGGCCGAACGGTTCGGGCTCACCGTCCTCGGCTTCGTCCGCGACGGCCGGTTCAACATCTATTCGGGACGGGAAAGAATCCGAGACTGA
- a CDS encoding Rieske (2Fe-2S) protein gives MPTATLTQVKLCVLDDLPEGLGRAFTVGGAPIAVFRTRTGTVLAVDGVCPHKGAPLADGMLAGDQVVCPYHAFKFDTRTGECDQPGTCALKTYPVEVSAGVVVVTV, from the coding sequence ATGCCGACGGCGACACTGACGCAGGTCAAATTGTGCGTACTCGACGACCTGCCTGAGGGTCTCGGCCGCGCGTTTACCGTGGGCGGGGCACCGATCGCGGTGTTCCGCACGCGGACCGGAACGGTACTCGCCGTGGACGGCGTCTGTCCCCATAAGGGCGCCCCGCTCGCCGACGGGATGCTCGCCGGCGATCAGGTGGTCTGCCCGTACCACGCGTTCAAATTCGACACCCGAACGGGCGAGTGCGACCAGCCCGGAACCTGTGCCCTCAAGACGTACCCGGTCGAGGTCAGTGCCGGTGTGGTCGTCGTGACGGTCTGA
- a CDS encoding response regulator transcription factor: protein MDVETTIFVVDDDEAIRKALTTAGKLIGRPVRSFASADEFLAGYDPAVPGCLVLDIKMPGMTGVELQRKLIADGTAIPVIVVSGHADVRIAVEVMSRGAVTLLEKPFRLDELLAHIRTAIETDAVNRAKIAERAETESRLAALTPKELEVLDLIVSGKTNKDIAAVLGLSLRAVEDRRARLMKKAEARSIADLIRLRDSLAEGDI, encoded by the coding sequence GTGGACGTTGAGACGACTATTTTTGTTGTGGACGACGATGAGGCGATCCGGAAGGCGCTCACGACAGCCGGCAAACTCATCGGCCGGCCGGTCCGTTCGTTCGCGTCGGCCGACGAATTCCTTGCCGGCTACGATCCCGCCGTTCCGGGTTGTCTCGTTCTCGACATCAAGATGCCGGGCATGACGGGTGTCGAACTTCAGCGGAAACTCATCGCGGACGGGACCGCCATCCCGGTCATTGTGGTCAGCGGGCACGCCGACGTCCGAATCGCCGTAGAGGTCATGAGCCGGGGGGCGGTGACGTTGCTCGAGAAGCCGTTTCGGCTCGACGAACTCCTCGCACACATTCGGACTGCCATAGAAACGGACGCCGTTAATCGTGCGAAAATAGCCGAGCGAGCCGAAACCGAATCCCGACTGGCGGCCCTCACGCCGAAAGAGCTGGAGGTTCTCGACCTGATTGTCTCGGGTAAGACCAATAAGGACATTGCCGCTGTGTTGGGATTGAGTTTGCGAGCCGTGGAAGACCGGCGGGCCCGCCTGATGAAGAAGGCCGAAGCCCGCTCCATCGCCGACCTGATTCGGCTCCGCGACAGCCTTGCGGAAGGTGACATTTAA
- a CDS encoding sensor histidine kinase: MSPGSLRPYRPAILSLLLVGVVFVVDLNLPLGVASAVPYTFAVLLAVNAPFRWFGHAVAAGCVVLTIAKMEIVPERGTTEMWKVIVNRALACFSISMTLFLGVLRRRAESRRARAEERAQAHMADLARLGRLTTAGQLATGIAHELNQPLTAVCLQAEMAERFAALGDDGRESLFECLREIADQSQRSAEIVRTLRRSLRREPPTPAAVDLAEVILSVVRLIDWQIRRADAELQLHFMAGLSVVIGHRVQLEQVVMNLVQNAIEAIADRNDGPRVVRIETAADGPARVAVTVSDTGIGLPMSGADQVFERFFTTKSDGMGMGLAISRSIVEAHGGRLVARSGVEQGAVFMFSLPVERGSGSGR; encoded by the coding sequence GTGTCGCCCGGTTCGCTCCGACCTTACCGCCCGGCGATCCTGTCCCTCCTACTCGTGGGCGTGGTTTTTGTCGTCGACCTGAACCTTCCCCTTGGCGTCGCGAGCGCGGTCCCGTACACCTTTGCCGTCTTGTTGGCGGTCAACGCCCCGTTCCGCTGGTTCGGCCACGCGGTCGCGGCCGGGTGCGTGGTGTTAACCATCGCGAAGATGGAGATCGTGCCCGAACGGGGTACGACCGAGATGTGGAAGGTGATCGTCAACCGCGCGCTGGCCTGTTTCTCCATCAGTATGACGCTCTTCCTCGGCGTCCTCCGCAGGCGGGCGGAATCCCGCCGGGCGCGGGCCGAGGAGCGGGCGCAGGCGCACATGGCCGACCTGGCCCGGCTCGGCCGGCTGACGACCGCCGGGCAACTCGCCACCGGGATCGCCCACGAACTCAACCAACCCCTCACGGCCGTCTGCCTCCAGGCCGAAATGGCGGAGCGGTTCGCGGCCCTGGGCGACGACGGGCGAGAAAGCTTGTTCGAATGCCTGCGCGAAATCGCGGACCAATCGCAGCGGTCGGCGGAAATCGTTCGCACGCTCCGACGCTCGCTCCGGCGAGAGCCCCCGACCCCGGCCGCGGTCGATCTGGCCGAGGTAATACTGTCGGTGGTCCGGCTCATCGACTGGCAGATCCGCCGGGCCGACGCCGAGCTACAATTGCATTTCATGGCCGGGCTGTCCGTGGTGATCGGGCACCGGGTGCAACTCGAACAGGTGGTCATGAACCTCGTTCAGAATGCCATTGAAGCGATCGCAGACAGGAATGACGGGCCGCGGGTCGTCAGGATCGAAACGGCTGCCGACGGCCCGGCGCGCGTCGCCGTGACGGTGTCCGATACCGGAATCGGCCTCCCAATGAGCGGGGCCGATCAGGTGTTTGAACGATTCTTCACGACCAAGTCGGACGGCATGGGGATGGGCTTGGCCATCAGCCGGTCGATCGTCGAGGCCCACGGCGGACGGCTCGTCGCCCGTTCGGGTGTCGAGCAGGGGGCAGTGTTTATGTTTTCGTTGCCGGTCGAACGGGGGAGCGGGAGTGGACGTTGA
- the nirB gene encoding nitrite reductase large subunit NirB: MIVANTIPTTPVTRRRLVIIGNGMAGARFAEDVIAADPNHEFDIVMFGDEPYGNYNRILLSNVLNGAQDAKEIFLNPLDWYAANGVTLHAGKRVTRVDRENKVVYADGVEEPYDVLVFATGSRPFVPPIPGTTLHGVFLFRTIDDCRNIASFAQGKKHAVVIGGGLLGLEAAKGLMTHNLDVTVVEMGPWLMGVQLDEAGGKVLQQTIEKLGIRALTSASTKEFVGHTEVRAVRFADGTEILADMVVVSAGIRPNKELAQECGLTVDRAIVVDDTLQTSDPNVFSVGECAQHRGMVYGLVAPIWEQTKVLAGRLTGKSPDAEYVGSKLATKLKVMGVELASMGRVSDVKPTDEVVQFSEPARQVYWKAIVREGKVVAGCLLGDLGPADDIVRHFMQETPAPARRLELFFGAKTEVAGGDFSLADMPDDRQICDCNGVSKGTICGAIRAGKCTVQAVGKATRAGSGCGSCKKLVKGLIEAVAGEVKADPADGWYVPGVPLDKPALVAEIRGRGLKSVSATLRALATGEDEKTKMGLASLLKSLWGKEYVDERDARYVNDRVHANIQNDGTFSVIPRMYGGVTTADDLIKIGEVAKKHQVRMVKVTGGQRIDLLGITKDKLPEVWRDLGMPSGHAYTKAFRTCKTCVGSEFCRYGTNDSTALGIAIEKKFQGFEFPAKVKMAVSGCPRNCAESTVKDVGVIATEGGEWEVSIGGAAGASVRKTDILCRVKTQEEALQIIGRFLIYYRDNAKWLERTYDFVPRVGLDKIKAILLDDSLGLCTYFDTEVQKTVDAFVDPWLERDRPVYAGQFEDARTIALPMVVG, from the coding sequence GTGATCGTCGCCAACACCATCCCGACCACCCCGGTCACCCGCCGCCGGCTCGTCATCATCGGGAACGGCATGGCCGGCGCCCGTTTCGCGGAAGACGTCATCGCGGCCGACCCGAACCACGAGTTCGACATCGTGATGTTCGGCGACGAACCTTACGGAAACTATAACCGCATCCTCCTCTCGAACGTGCTGAACGGCGCGCAGGACGCCAAGGAAATCTTCCTCAACCCGCTCGACTGGTACGCGGCCAACGGCGTCACGTTGCACGCCGGCAAGCGCGTGACGCGGGTCGACCGCGAGAACAAGGTCGTGTACGCGGACGGCGTCGAGGAGCCTTACGACGTCCTCGTGTTCGCCACCGGCTCGCGGCCGTTCGTGCCCCCCATTCCGGGGACCACGCTCCACGGCGTCTTCCTCTTCCGCACGATCGACGACTGCCGGAACATCGCGTCGTTCGCCCAGGGCAAGAAGCACGCGGTCGTGATCGGCGGCGGGCTCCTCGGGCTCGAAGCCGCCAAGGGGCTCATGACCCACAACCTTGACGTGACAGTCGTCGAGATGGGGCCGTGGCTGATGGGCGTACAACTCGACGAGGCGGGCGGGAAAGTCCTCCAACAGACCATTGAAAAGCTCGGCATCCGGGCGCTGACGAGCGCGAGTACCAAGGAGTTCGTCGGGCACACGGAGGTGCGGGCCGTCCGGTTCGCGGACGGGACGGAGATCCTGGCCGACATGGTCGTGGTCTCCGCCGGCATCCGGCCGAACAAGGAACTGGCCCAGGAGTGCGGGCTGACCGTCGACCGCGCGATCGTGGTCGACGACACGCTCCAGACGAGCGACCCGAACGTGTTCAGCGTCGGCGAATGCGCGCAACACCGGGGCATGGTTTACGGCCTCGTCGCCCCGATCTGGGAGCAGACGAAAGTCCTGGCAGGGCGTCTGACGGGCAAGAGCCCGGACGCCGAATACGTCGGATCGAAGCTGGCTACCAAGCTCAAGGTGATGGGCGTCGAACTCGCCAGCATGGGCCGCGTGAGCGACGTGAAGCCGACGGACGAGGTCGTCCAATTCAGTGAGCCTGCTCGTCAGGTCTACTGGAAGGCGATCGTCCGGGAGGGCAAGGTGGTCGCCGGTTGTCTCCTGGGCGACCTCGGTCCGGCCGACGACATCGTCCGCCACTTTATGCAGGAAACACCCGCTCCGGCCCGTCGGTTGGAACTGTTCTTCGGGGCGAAAACCGAAGTCGCGGGCGGCGACTTCTCGCTCGCCGATATGCCCGACGACCGGCAAATCTGCGACTGCAACGGCGTCAGTAAGGGAACGATCTGCGGCGCGATCCGCGCGGGCAAGTGTACCGTCCAGGCGGTCGGCAAAGCGACCAGGGCAGGGTCCGGGTGTGGCTCGTGCAAGAAGTTGGTCAAGGGGCTGATCGAGGCGGTCGCCGGTGAGGTCAAGGCCGACCCGGCCGACGGCTGGTACGTCCCCGGCGTCCCGCTCGATAAGCCGGCGCTGGTGGCCGAGATTCGCGGCCGCGGGCTCAAGAGCGTGTCGGCCACCCTCCGGGCGCTTGCGACCGGGGAGGACGAGAAGACCAAGATGGGCCTCGCGTCCTTGCTCAAATCGCTCTGGGGCAAGGAATACGTCGACGAGCGGGACGCCCGGTACGTGAACGACCGGGTCCACGCGAACATCCAAAACGACGGCACATTTTCCGTCATCCCCCGGATGTACGGCGGCGTCACCACGGCCGACGACCTCATCAAGATCGGCGAGGTGGCGAAGAAGCACCAGGTCCGCATGGTCAAGGTGACGGGCGGCCAACGGATCGACCTGCTCGGCATCACCAAGGACAAATTGCCCGAAGTCTGGCGCGACCTGGGCATGCCGTCCGGGCACGCTTACACGAAAGCGTTCCGGACGTGTAAGACGTGCGTCGGGAGCGAATTCTGCCGGTACGGGACCAACGACTCGACCGCCCTCGGCATCGCGATCGAGAAGAAATTCCAGGGCTTCGAGTTCCCGGCCAAGGTGAAGATGGCCGTCAGCGGGTGCCCGCGGAACTGTGCGGAAAGCACGGTCAAGGACGTCGGCGTGATCGCGACTGAGGGGGGCGAGTGGGAGGTCTCGATCGGCGGGGCGGCCGGGGCGAGCGTCCGGAAGACGGACATCCTCTGCCGGGTAAAAACGCAGGAAGAAGCTCTCCAAATCATTGGTCGGTTCTTGATTTACTACCGCGACAACGCCAAGTGGCTCGAACGGACCTACGATTTCGTGCCGCGCGTCGGCCTGGACAAGATTAAAGCCATCCTCCTCGACGACTCGCTCGGGCTCTGCACGTACTTCGACACCGAGGTTCAAAAAACGGTTGATGCCTTCGTGGACCCCTGGCTCGAACGCGATCGGCCCGTTTACGCCGGCCAGTTCGAGGACGCGCGGACGATCGCGCTCCCGATGGTCGTCGGGTGA